A segment of the Granulicella aggregans genome:
CCTTGGGTAGATCTGTAGAATTCAGTCCTGAAGAGTAGAGTTCTTTGGTGGTGGACGAGAACTGCCCGAGAATCCTAATATTTTGTCTATTCGTCCAAAACATAGAGGCTTTCCTGGATCCGATAACCGACATCTTTAAAACGATGCACGTCACTGCCTTCGGTCTGCACAGGCTCGAAGCCACAGCCCCTTGGGGCGTGAAACAGGAAAATGAGGCCGAAGAAGATGTCACGTCTTCGGGCAGAAAGACACTCCCCACAGATCTGGCGCACTTCGCTATGCTTTCGCGCGGCAACTGCTGGCTGAGTGTGAAAGGGGTTCCCGAGCCGATCCCCCTCACCGGTGGAGATTGCTTCTTGCTGGCCCGGGGGACTTCGATTGTCCTGCGTGACAGCCCGCAAACACGTCCGAGATGGAGTTTCCGCGAGATCGGCGCCAGTGCCAACGGCAATGTCGCTCTTTGTGGAGGTGGCGGCGCGCCGACGACCATCGTCTGTGGCTCCCTGAGCTTCGACCGCGCCGGTCTGAAGCCAATCACTCAACTCTTGCCGAGCTTCATTCTGATTAAGGCCGATCAGGCCCGCACGCTTGCTCTTCACACCACGATGCTGGCGCTGGCATCAGAGATGGCGGAGCAGGCACCGGGATCGGAAGTCGTCGCGACACGGCTGGCCGAGGTTTTGTTCATTCAGGCACTCAGGGCGCATATCGCGTCGGAGGTGGAGTGGCACAATCAAGGCTGGCTTCGTGCCATCTTCGATCCTCAAGTTGGCGCTGCCTTGAGTGCCGTTCACGACAGTGTGAGTACACCCTGGACGGTCGAATCCCTGGCTGCCGCAGCGGGCATGTCCCGCTCCGCGTTCGCAATCCGTTTCAAGGAGCTGCTCGGACAAACACCGCTGGAATATGTAACCGAGTGGCGGATGCAGAAGGCGATGCAGCTACTCCAGCAGCGTGACAAGAAGCTCATAGACGTCGCCCGGTTGGTCGGTTACGACTCCGACGCTGCGTTCAGTAAGGCGTTCAAGCGAGTTGTCGGATCCAACCCTGGGGAATATCTCAAACGTGGCTATCCAAAGCCGAGGCGCGAACCAGCCGATTGATCGGCGGGTCCGCGAGAATGCCTGGTGAAGCCGGACCGACTCCTTTGCCAGACCGTCAAGTCCGCGTTCGCCTCATTGACTCCTGAAATTGACTTCTGAATTCGCGACATGCTTCCATTGTTTCGCTTCTTCGCCAGGATCATGATCCCATTGAACAGACGAGAGTTTCTCTACAAGATCGGCTCGACTGCTTTCCTGCCGTCCCTGGCGCCGCTCGCGACCGGGCGCGCGTTCTCCGCGGCTCTTCCCGCTTCGACCGCAAAGGCTGACCATACCCTCCGGATCGAGCCGACTACGCTCGACATCGGGCCCGGCGTCTCTATCCGTACCGTCACCTATAACGGCCAGGTTCCAGGGCCTCTCCTTCGCATGAAGGAAGGTAGCCCCGTCGTGATCGACGTGACCAACGCCACATCCACGGACGACATCGTTCACTGGCACGGTCTAGCCATTGGCACCGTCCCCGATGGCGCAGTGGAAGAAGGCTCCCCGCTGATCGCCGCGGGCAAGACTCTCCGCTATAGCTTCACGCCGAAGCCAGCAGGCACCCGCTGGTATCACACCCATGCCATGGCGATGGGCGATCTGAAGCTGGCTGCCTACACCGGCCAGTTCGGCTTCCTGCTGGTCGAAGGCCGAGAGCCAAGCCCGCACTATGACCGGGAAGTTAACCTCGCCGTCCATCACTGGGAGCCGTCCTTCGTCCCCATGGTTGAGACCATGCGCGCCGAGTCTTCCAACATGCCGCAGACGACTGGCTCGGACGTCGGCTACAAGTACGCTACGTTCAATGGCCACATGCTCGGCGCGGGCGAACCCATTCGAGTGCGAAAGGGCGAACGGGTGATGATGCGTCTGCTGAACGCCAGCGCGACTGAAAACGTCGTGCTCGCGTTGCCTGCCCACACCTTTCGCGTCATCGCGATGGACGGCAACCCGGTTCCCAGGCCGCGCTCGGTGGAGGTTCTCTCGCTCGCCGTCGCGGAGCGGGTAGACGTTATCGTCGAGATGAACTCGCCCGGCGTCTGGGTTCTCGGGTCAACCCTCGAAGCGGAACGTACCAAAGGTCTCGGCATCGTCATCGAGTACGCTGGCAGCACCGGCCAGCCGGTCTGGCGTGATCCCGCACCCGCCGAGTGGGACTACTCCCTCTTTGCAGCAAACAAACCTGCACCCGAGCCGGCGGAGACCTTCGTCCTCACGTTCCGCGACGCCGGATCACTGGATGGCTCGAAGTTCGACACGTGGACCATCAATGGAGACGCGTGGCCAAAGGTCCAGCCCATCATGGTGGACCAGGGCGAGC
Coding sequences within it:
- a CDS encoding AraC family transcriptional regulator, with protein sequence MDPITDIFKTMHVTAFGLHRLEATAPWGVKQENEAEEDVTSSGRKTLPTDLAHFAMLSRGNCWLSVKGVPEPIPLTGGDCFLLARGTSIVLRDSPQTRPRWSFREIGASANGNVALCGGGGAPTTIVCGSLSFDRAGLKPITQLLPSFILIKADQARTLALHTTMLALASEMAEQAPGSEVVATRLAEVLFIQALRAHIASEVEWHNQGWLRAIFDPQVGAALSAVHDSVSTPWTVESLAAAAGMSRSAFAIRFKELLGQTPLEYVTEWRMQKAMQLLQQRDKKLIDVARLVGYDSDAAFSKAFKRVVGSNPGEYLKRGYPKPRREPAD
- a CDS encoding multicopper oxidase family protein is translated as MIPLNRREFLYKIGSTAFLPSLAPLATGRAFSAALPASTAKADHTLRIEPTTLDIGPGVSIRTVTYNGQVPGPLLRMKEGSPVVIDVTNATSTDDIVHWHGLAIGTVPDGAVEEGSPLIAAGKTLRYSFTPKPAGTRWYHTHAMAMGDLKLAAYTGQFGFLLVEGREPSPHYDREVNLAVHHWEPSFVPMVETMRAESSNMPQTTGSDVGYKYATFNGHMLGAGEPIRVRKGERVMMRLLNASATENVVLALPAHTFRVIAMDGNPVPRPRSVEVLSLAVAERVDVIVEMNSPGVWVLGSTLEAERTKGLGIVIEYAGSTGQPVWRDPAPAEWDYSLFAANKPAPEPAETFVLTFRDAGSLDGSKFDTWTINGDAWPKVQPIMVDQGERYRMLFRNASGDQHPMHLHRHSFEVTKIGDKPMSGLMKDVINVMPLQTIAVDFIADNPGDALLHCHQQLHMDYGFMQIVKYRG